The window CTCAGGCTCCCAGCATTCAATCGTAGCCTTTCGGACAGCTCGAAGCCTTCTGTAGAGAGCTCGAAGCCTTCTGTGGAGAACTCAAAGCCGTCCGTGGAGCCCCAGACGAGCCAAAGCCCACCTTCTCCTCAGCCTGAGCTGTCTTGAAGATGAGTAAGAGTGGGTTTGGGAGCTATGGCAGCATTTCTGCTGCTGATGGAGCGAGTGGAGGCAGTGACCCACTGTGTGAGAGAGATGCAGCTCCTGCTATTAAGACCCAAAGACCTAAGGTCCGAATTCAGGACGTTGTACCGTGTAATGTGAACCAGCTTCTCAGCTCTACTGTGTTTGACACTGTGTTCAAGATTAGGGGAATTATAGTTTCCCAGGTCTCCATCGTGGGGGTAATCAGAGGGGCAGACAAGGCTTCAAATCACATTTGTTACAAAATTGATGATATGACCGCGAAACCAATCGAGGCCCGACAGTGGTTTGGTAGAGAGAAAGTCAAGCAAGTGACTCCACTGACAGTCGGAGTATATGTCAAAGTGTTTGGTATCCTCAAATGTCCCACGGGAACAAAGAGCCTTGAGGTATTGAAAATTCATGTCCTAGAGGACATGAACGAGTTCACCGTGCATATTCTGGAAACGGTCAATGCACACATGATGCTGGATAAAGCCTGTCGTGATACCACTGTAGAAAGTGTGCCTGTGTCTCCATCAGAAGTGAATGATGCTGGGGATAACGATGAGAGTCACCGCAGTTTCATCCGGGACGAAGTGCTGCGTTTGATTCATGAGTGTCCTCATCAGGAAGGGAAGAGCATCCATGAGCTCCAGGCTCAGCTCTGCGACCTTAGCGTCAAGGCCATCAAGGAAGCGATTGATTATCTGACCGTTGAGGGCCACATCTATCCCACTGTGGATCGGGAGCATTTTAAGTCTGCTGATTGAGGCAGGGAAAACATCCTTTCACTTTCCGAAGACCCTTGCATCCAGCTGTGAGTAATTTTGACCTGTTGACTTTTTAGGAAGtaggactaaaaaaaaaaatctcaagtggCGTTCTTTGTCAACTCGCTGCTTTTCTAACTGCTTTGAActttttggattttctatatTTGAAGCTCAGAGAGAGATGGTGATGGATAAATTGACAACTCTGTAGGATTTACTAGCAAGCTAATGGAAACATGATGATTTTGGGGgaagaaaaactacagaaaatgtagaaatttattatttaattgtgTTGGAGCttctttttccaaaagaaaaactaGTTGCAGTCAGGGAGCCAgcgaaaagacaaaaaaaaaaaaaaaaaaaagtcttgcttGTTTTTATGTTAGACTTATTTTCCATGTTTGGATTTAGCTTATTATAAT of the Pongo abelii isolate AG06213 chromosome X, NHGRI_mPonAbe1-v2.0_pri, whole genome shotgun sequence genome contains:
- the RPA4 gene encoding replication protein A 30 kDa subunit — protein: MSKSGFGSYGSISAADGASGGSDPLCERDAAPAIKTQRPKVRIQDVVPCNVNQLLSSTVFDTVFKIRGIIVSQVSIVGVIRGADKASNHICYKIDDMTAKPIEARQWFGREKVKQVTPLTVGVYVKVFGILKCPTGTKSLEVLKIHVLEDMNEFTVHILETVNAHMMLDKACRDTTVESVPVSPSEVNDAGDNDESHRSFIRDEVLRLIHECPHQEGKSIHELQAQLCDLSVKAIKEAIDYLTVEGHIYPTVDREHFKSAD